The window CCGGCACCGAAAACAGAAACACCTTATGACACCGCTCCGGAAGCCGGCGCATGGCGAACCTCTGGGAAGACCTGGAAACCGGCCCGAATCCGCCGGAGGAGATATACGCAGTCGTGGAGTGCCTGAAGGGCGAGCGTAACAAGTACGAGTACGACAAGGACATCCCCGGCGTCGTTCTCGACCGTGTCCTCCACTCCAACGTCCACTACCCCTCCGACTACGGCTTCATCCCGCAGTCGTACTACGACGACGAGGACCCCTTCGACGTGCTCGTCCTCGTCGAGGACCAGACGTTCCCGGGCTGTGTCATCGAGGCCCGCCCGGTCGCGCTCATGAAGATGGACGACGACGGCGAACAGGACGACAAGGTCATCGCCGTCCCCTCCGAGGACCCGCGCTACGACCACATCGAGGACCTCGAGGACATCACCCAACAGCAACTCGACGAGATCGACGAGTTCTTCGCGACCTACAAGAACCTCGAGGAGGGCAAGGAGGTCGAGACGCTGGGCTGGGAGGACCGGCAGGCCGCCTACGACGCCATCGAGCACGCCCAGGACCTCTACGACGAGAAGTTCGACTGAGCGACGCGGAGCTATTGCGATATCTCGACGAGCGACTCCCCAGCAGCGTCGCGTCCGCCCTCAGCGGATTACCCTCGGCGGGGGCCGAGTCGCTCGATACCCGAGCCGCCGGATGCGGGCCGAGTTCCGGGGGAATCCACTCTCCGATATCTACACTCGCCACTCACACCAGCGGGAGCCAACCCAGGGAGCGGCAACGGTTGCCGCCAGTACAACTGGCAGTAATCTGCCGCCAGGACGTAATAACTTATACCCATGGGTAATTATTTGCGTGTCGAGACCGGAGTGTCGGATATGGCCACTCGAGAATCAGGCGGCGTCGGGATCGACCATCTCACCGTCGTTCCCGAGGGCACGACGCCCGAGCCGGCGGCCGACGAGGAGCCGGATGAGCCGAACGACGTAGCGACCGGGGACGACTCCGCAGCCAACTGACCGCCGGTCGGCGTCGTCGACCCGGGGAGCGTTGCCGCTACCCTGGAGACGGCCCGTTCGGCGGCGAAACGAAGCTTCTTGTAGCCCGACCCCGGTCGTGCGGGTATGGGTCTGTTCGACCGGCTGCGCGGAGGCGACGGGCCGCGCGTGGCCTTCTTCGGTATCGATGGGGTGCCATACAGCCTCATCGCGGACAACCCCGACACCTTCCCCAACCTGACGGAACTCGCGTCGGAGGGGAGTGCCGGGGCCATCGACAGTATCGTTCCGCCGGAATCCAGTGCCTGCTGGCCCGCCCTCACGACGGGCGTCAACCCGGGCGAGACCGGCGTGTACGGGTTCCAGGACCGAGAGAACGGGTCGTACGACACGTACGTCCCGATGGGTCGTGACGTGCGTGCGACGCGCATCTGGGACCGCGTCGAGAACGCCGACCGGCGAGCCTCCGTGATGAACGTGCCCGTCACGTTCCCGCCCCAGCGCGACGTCCAGCGGATGGTGAGCGGCTTCCTCTCGCCCGGCGTCGAGAAGGCCGCCTACCCGGACGACCTCCGGGAGCACCTGGAGAACAACGACTACCGCATCGACGTGAACGCCAAACTCGGCCACAGGGACGACAAGGCCGACTTCATGGAGGACGCCCACCGGACCATCGACGCCCGGTTCGAGAACTTCAAACACTACATCCAGGAGGACGACTGGGACCTGTTCTTCGGCGTCTTCATGACGACCGACCGGGTCAACCACTTCCTCTTCGGCGACTACGAGACCGGCGAGGAGGCCTCCCCCGAGGACTACGAGTACTTCATGGAGTTCTACGAGAAGGTCGACCGCTACCTCGGCGAGCTCCGTGGGATGCTCGACGACGACACGACCATGATGGTCGCCTCCGACCACGGGTTCACGACGCTTGACTACGAGGTCCACTGCAACGCCTGGCTCGAACGGGAGGGCTGGCTCGAGTACGACACCGACGACCACGACGAACTCGGCGATATCTCCGAGGAGGCCCGTGCCTACTCGCTCATCCCGGGTCGCTTCTATCTCAATCTGGAGGGCCGCGAGCCCAACGGCGGCGTCCCGCAGGACGAGTACGAGGAGACCCGCGCCGAACTGAAGGAGGCCCTCGAGAATCTGACGGGGCCCAACGGCGACCCGGTCGCCGACCGCGTCGTCACGAGGGAGGAGGCGTACCGCGGTGCCCACGACGACATCGCGCCCGACCTGACGGTCGTCCCGAACCACGGCTTCGACCTCAAGTCCGGCTTCAAGGGCCACGAGGACGTGTTCGACACCGGGCCACGCAACGGGATGCACTCGTTCGACAACGCCTGCCTGTTCGTCGACGACCCGGACTGTCCCGTCGAGGACGCCGACCTGTTCGATATCGGCCCGACGGTGCTGGACCTGATGGATATCGACTACGACCGGCCGGAGTTCGACGGCGGCAGCCTCGTCAAGCAGTAGCGACCCGCGGCGTCGAGCAACAACGACCGCGGCGTCGAGCAACAACGACCGCGGCGTCGAGCAACAACGACCGCGGCGTCACGTTCTCCTGCCCGCGGGCTACCTGTGGGCGAAATTCAAGTACCATCCCGGGAGCAACGGCCCTATGCCGAACCCGGACACCGAGACGCTGGCCGCCCGTCTCCGTGCGGTCGAGCGTGCGCTGACCGACGAGGACATCGTTCCCGACCCACCAATGACTCCCTCCGCCGACACGCCGGCCGGGACCGG of the Haloglomus salinum genome contains:
- a CDS encoding inorganic diphosphatase — its product is MANLWEDLETGPNPPEEIYAVVECLKGERNKYEYDKDIPGVVLDRVLHSNVHYPSDYGFIPQSYYDDEDPFDVLVLVEDQTFPGCVIEARPVALMKMDDDGEQDDKVIAVPSEDPRYDHIEDLEDITQQQLDEIDEFFATYKNLEEGKEVETLGWEDRQAAYDAIEHAQDLYDEKFD
- a CDS encoding alkaline phosphatase family protein — its product is MGLFDRLRGGDGPRVAFFGIDGVPYSLIADNPDTFPNLTELASEGSAGAIDSIVPPESSACWPALTTGVNPGETGVYGFQDRENGSYDTYVPMGRDVRATRIWDRVENADRRASVMNVPVTFPPQRDVQRMVSGFLSPGVEKAAYPDDLREHLENNDYRIDVNAKLGHRDDKADFMEDAHRTIDARFENFKHYIQEDDWDLFFGVFMTTDRVNHFLFGDYETGEEASPEDYEYFMEFYEKVDRYLGELRGMLDDDTTMMVASDHGFTTLDYEVHCNAWLEREGWLEYDTDDHDELGDISEEARAYSLIPGRFYLNLEGREPNGGVPQDEYEETRAELKEALENLTGPNGDPVADRVVTREEAYRGAHDDIAPDLTVVPNHGFDLKSGFKGHEDVFDTGPRNGMHSFDNACLFVDDPDCPVEDADLFDIGPTVLDLMDIDYDRPEFDGGSLVKQ